TCGCGAACTGCACGTTGGAGCCGCCGGTATCGACCCCGATCTCGCGCAGCACCGCGACCGAGGCGTTGCGCATGATCTGGTATTCCTTGTCGGTCAGGGTCTGCGCCGGCGCCACCGTGATCGAGTCGCCGGTGTGCACGCCCATCGGGTCGAGGTTCTCGATCGAGCAGACGATGATGCAGTTGTCGGCCCGGTCGCGCACGACTTCCATCTCGAACTCCTTCCAGCCGATCAGGGATTCCTCGATCAGCAGTTCGGAGGTGGGCGAGGCTTCCAGCCCGCGCTTGCAGATGGCCTCGAATTCCTCGGGGTTGTAGGCGATGCCGCCGCCGGTGCCGCCCATGGTGAAGGAGGGCCGGATGATGACGGGAAAGCCCAGTTCCTTCTGCACCGCCCACGATTCCTCCAGCGTGTGCGACACGCCGGAGCGGGCCGAGCCGAGACCGATCTTCGTCATCGCCTCCTTGAAGCGGGAGCGGTCCTCGGCCTTGTCGATGGCGTCCGGCGAGGCGCCGATCAGTTCGACGTCGTACCGGGCCAGCACGCCGTGCCGGTGCAGATCGAGCGCGCAGTTGAGCGCGGTCTGGCCGCCCATGGTGGGCAGGATGGCGTCCGGGCATTCCTTGGCGATGATGCGTTCGAGCACTTGCCACGTGATGGGCTCGATGTAGGTGACGTCGGCCATCTCGGGGTCGGTCATGATGGTGGCCGGGTTGCTGTTGACCAGGATGACGTGGTAGCCCTCTTCGCGCAGCGCCTTGCAGGCTTGCGCGCCGGAATAGTCGAATTCGCAGGCCTGGCCGATGATGATCGGGCCGGCGCCAATGATCAGGATGCTTTTGAGGTCGGTACGCTTAGGCATGTTTCTTGGTCTCCATCATCGCCACGAAGCGATCGAACAGGGGGGCCACGTCGTGCGGACCGGGCGAGGCTTCCGGGTGTCCCTGGAAGCAGAAGGCGGGGCGGTCGGTGCGGGCGAAACCCTGCAGCGAGCCGTCGAACAGCGACACATGGGTGACGCGGCAGTTGGCTGGCAGGGTCGATGCGTCGACCGCGAAGCCGTGGTTCTGCGAGGTGATCATCACCTGTTTGGTGTCGAGGTCCTGCACCGGGTGGTTCGCGCCGTGGTGACCGAACTTCATCTTGAGCGTCCTTGCGCCCGAGGCCAGCGCCATGATTTGGTGGCCGAGACAGATGCCGAAGGTGGGGTAGCCGCGCTCGATCAGCTCCTTCGTGGCGGCAATGGCGTAGTCGCACGGCTCCGGGTCGCCCGGGCCGTTGGCGAGGAAGATGCCGTCCGGCTGCAGCGCGATGGCGTCGGCCGCCGAGGCCTGCGCCGGCAGCACCGTGATCCGGCAGCCGCGTGCGGCGAGCATGCGCAGGATGTTGCGCTTGACGCCGTAGTCGAACGCGACCACGTGGTACTGCGCCGCCTCCTGCCGGCCATGGCCTGCGCCCAGCGTCCATTCGGTCTCGCTCCATTCGTAGGCGACCGGGGTCGACACGACCTTCGCCAAGTCCATCCCGGCCAGCCCGCCGAACGAGCGCGCCAGCGCCAGCGCCTCGTCGGCATCGGCACCGTCGCCGGCCACGATCGCGCCGCTCTGGGCGCCCTTCTCGCGCAGCAGGCGCGTCAGCCGCCGCGTGTCGATGCCGGCGATCGCCACCACGTTCTGCGCCTGCAGGTACTGCGACAGACTCTGCGTGGCGCGGAAGTTCGACACCAGCGCCGGCAGGTCGCGAATGATCAGCCCGGCCGCGTGCACCCGGCCCGCCTCCACGTCTTCCGCATTGACCCCGACGTTGCCGATGTGCGGGTACGTCAGCGTCACCAGCTGGCGGCTGTAGCTCGGATCCGTCAGGATCTCCTGATAGCCCGTCATCGCCGTGTTGAACACCACTTCCCCCACCGTCCGCCCGGAGGCGCCGATCGACATGCCGGTGAAAAGCGAACCGTCCGCCAAGGCGAGCACGGCCGGAGAAGGTGGATTGGAAAACAGGTTGGGTGGATGTTTCATTGCGCTCCTTGTCTGTCATTGATGGAAAGCACAGAATCCGCGAGCCATGAAGATGGGCAGCCGGGAATCCTGCGAACTTGTGTGAATCGATCGAAAACTGCTGAAGGAATCGGCCCTTTCATTGTTGCTTTCACAA
The Noviherbaspirillum cavernae DNA segment above includes these coding regions:
- the carA gene encoding glutamine-hydrolyzing carbamoyl-phosphate synthase small subunit, which encodes MKHPPNLFSNPPSPAVLALADGSLFTGMSIGASGRTVGEVVFNTAMTGYQEILTDPSYSRQLVTLTYPHIGNVGVNAEDVEAGRVHAAGLIIRDLPALVSNFRATQSLSQYLQAQNVVAIAGIDTRRLTRLLREKGAQSGAIVAGDGADADEALALARSFGGLAGMDLAKVVSTPVAYEWSETEWTLGAGHGRQEAAQYHVVAFDYGVKRNILRMLAARGCRITVLPAQASAADAIALQPDGIFLANGPGDPEPCDYAIAATKELIERGYPTFGICLGHQIMALASGARTLKMKFGHHGANHPVQDLDTKQVMITSQNHGFAVDASTLPANCRVTHVSLFDGSLQGFARTDRPAFCFQGHPEASPGPHDVAPLFDRFVAMMETKKHA